The sequence TACTATCCTAGTACTGTTGGACCATATCAAAGCTTCCTCATGATACTATCCTAGTTAGTTGATCAACTCCTGAAGTTCCTGACTTTGCTCCATTATTTGAAGGAGGCTTCTGGTTTGTCCTCGCATTTACAGCCCTTAAGAATTTAGATGTGTGATTTTGGTCAtctctaattattattattattgttattattattattattattattatttgagaagGTGGTCATCTCTATTTACTTCTTTACTTTTCCAAATTTGACCgtccttaattaattaaaatttgtttgatttaaaTCCCAATTACCATCCAACCATATATGCtcatttatcatttttgttttaattaagttGCTATGGTGGCCATGCATACTAGTATTGCACatctttaaaagtattaatttaccgaTTCAAAGACAAGCTTGCATAAaactataataaatttaaatttcctcataaacatccaaaaaaataaaaataaataaagaaaagctTTTCCAATTACATTGTCCAACATGATCAGATCCATAGACTTGATAAAATAAGATATGAGACGGAGGAATTGCATACTtgaaccatttttaaaaaaactgcCCCCACAAGAAAAATCATTTGGCCCCCCCATTTGTCCACATTTAGTGTTCCTTCCAAACTTACTTTTCaccttttaatattttcaaccacttattattatttttgaaactcTTTTATATGTCAGACTATTGGCTTGATTAgttttactttttcaattcccattcttcaatatatttttctaattttgtgcAAGCTAATATTGCTCTTTATTGTTGTTCTATTGCTCTCTGTTGTAAGCTGATATTGTTGTCCGCATAGTAAATATTGCTCTTTGTTATTGAATATATCTGTTGTTGCTCTTTGTTATTGAATATAtctgttgttgtttttcttacTCTGTTTTTTCTACTCTAATTTGTTGTGGCCATTCTTTTGGCTttgtattctttcttttctttgcataaaatttataattttgtctAAAAAAATGTGCTGAAACTAACAAAAATCACTTTAAAATCTTGAGAGGTAATAGAGTATTCTTCTCCCTTTTTTATCAAACCAATTGATAAGCTTTATTCAAAATTTCAGTTTTGGCTTTTGTTCTACTCAAACAACCAATTGTGAAAGgcatcttgtatttttatatataattttatattggcttataatgattatttttatttttaatttctaaaaatattatatcttCTTGTAGATGtagatattatatttatatttttaatttcttgaatgGTTTGAACTTATGGTTGTTAAAAGGACTAAGAAAAACTTAGAAGGGAAAATGAACTTAAGATTCTTGATTGGTCATTTAGATTTGTTAACTATTGTTAAGTgctaataaaaattacattgatTAAACCAATGCACAAAACCATATATGTagcattttgagttttttttttttttttttttttgaattgttacTCACTACGAGATAGTTCGCCATTGGTCCCCTCAAACCAAAATTCCTGGCTCCATCCCTGGCTATAGTTATatcatattttctatatttagATGAAAATAATAATGTCATTGCTTGTCAActtgataaaaattatttatcaaatataAATGTTTTCAATGTCAAATCTATTATAAACATTAAGTAGTTTTTCAATGGAGCTGCAATCAAGGCAgaaaaactcttcttcttcttcttctttttccttgagttaatttcttgtattttaaaGTACATCTTCAAGCATACTCTTAGACGCTGAACTTATAACTTAAATAGATTTAATCAAGGGTATGGAACCATGGTTGCCAACACAAGATAACAACAACCCTTAGAGCATTACCATAAACTGtgctaaaaaaatcattttgacacatcaaaaagtcaatttatctattttaacacgtCATTTTACAATTCACCTACATCAAATATTCTATTCTTccatacaacacattaaaataatatatatatatatatatatatatatatatatataatacattgAAATGGtgtaaaaaaaatcctacaataaattaaaataaataaataaatacaaaaccaACCACAACCACTGTGGACAAGTGTTACAAGCTTCACAATCATCCACCATGGTACAAGCACAAAGGCAAGCCTAATTCCAATGCTAACCAATTTTCATATCCTCAAGGTCAAGCTATTGAGGTTCCTTCTAATACATCTACTCAGTGTCCTATTTCTAAGGCACAGTGTAAGCAATTGCTTGCTCTTTTTAATTCTGGAACTGATCAAGGTACTACTCACCATGCTGCACATTTTAGTACAAGTGCTGCTATCTCTAGCATGCTTTCTGGAACTCCTAGTGTACCTGCTGCAGTTGGTGTGACTTCCACATCTATTACACCTTCAAACAGTGTTAATTCCACTTTTGTTGACACCATGTCAGCTATCAATTCATTGCTTCATTTCACTCCTTCCTTGAAGCATTCCATTTTTTCTGACAAAGTAGTTAATAAAGAAGTCTTTCATGCCACTGATTAGGTCATAGATATAGGGGCTACTGATCATATGGTGCATTCCATTGCATGTTTCACTACTATCATTGCTACTTTAAACACTTATGTCAATTTGCCTAATGGAGAGTAGCTTTTGTCACTCATGTTGGCATTGTGAAAATCTCAAAACATCTCATCTTTCATAATGTTCTTTGTGTTCCATCATTTAGTTTCAATCTTATTTCTTCAGTCAACTAGTCAAGTCCACTACttgttgccttttttttctttggaaactCATGCTTTATCCAGGACCTTACTCATTGGAGCACTCTTGGTCTGGGTAGAGAAAGCAATGGACTCTACTTTTTGGACAAGAGCAACATTTCTACACCTATCATTGCAGCTGCTGTACATAGTTCACAAGTTCAAATCTGGCACTCCAGATTGGGTCACTTATCCAATGCCAAATTGGCTTCAATAAAACCAAATGATGTACTTAGTTTCACTTCTGTTGAGAACTTTAATTGTGACATTTGTCCACTTGCTAAACAAAAGCGTTTACCTTTTAATAAAAGTTCTCATTTGTCTAAATCTTGCTTTGAGTTgatttattgtgatttgtgggGACTTTTCTTAGTATCTACCATTGATCATTGCAAGTATTTCTTAACCATTGTTGATGACTACTCTAGGTGCACTTGGGTTTATCTGTTAAAGCATAAGTCTCAAACACAATATGttttaaaacaattttgcaCTATGGTGGAAACCCAATTTTCTAAGAAAATTGGGATTGAATTCTTCGTGAAAGATTTATTTGCTAAGAAGGGCATCTTGTATCATTTAAGCTGTGTGGAAACCCCTCAACAGAATGTTGTTGTTGAGAGGAAGCACCAACACATCTTGAATGTGGCAAGAGCTCTCATGTTTCAATCCCATTTACCTTTGCATTTGTGGGGTCATGTTATCCttgttgttgtttatttaaTCAACAGATCCCCTCATCTGCTTTATCAAATCAAATTCCTTTTGAAGCGTTGTTTGGTCATCTACCTAGCTATGCACATTTAAAAGTGTTTGGTTGCTTATGCTTTGCCTCCACTCTTTCTAATCACAGGTCTAAATTTGCACCTAAAGCTGTTAAGTGTGTTTTCTTGGGGTACCATTTTGGGGTTAATGGTTATAAGGTTCTTGATTTGTCTACTAATAGGGTGATCATCTCTAGGGATGTGGTTTTTCATGAAAATTCTCTCCCTTTTGCTTCTATTTCACCTCATATTGCAAATCCCTTTATTCCTTCTGCTGTTGAAGCTTCCTACTCAACTAGTATTGATGATTTTGTTACTTCTATTAGCATTTCTGATTCTACTTCCTTGGTTTTTGATGATgttccttcttcttttgttcAACTTGTTCTTATTGTTTTACCTTCTCATGCTACTTCTTCTTCTAGTTCTATCCAGGTGTCTAATTTCGATCAAGTGCCTATTTCTTCTCCACCAAGTGCCTATTTCATCTCCACCAATTGCTTCAATGCCTCTAGTGCCTCTAAGAAAGTCCACTAGGGATATCAGACCTCCTGCTTATTTGCAGGACTATGCTTGTACTACTATTGTAGCTGGTGCCCCTTATGATCTTGATCAATGTCTTACCTATTCCCATTTAGAGCCTTGCTTTCATTCTTATTTGCTAGTAGTTAGTTAAAGTCCCAAAGAACCTGCCAGTTTTTCCCAAGCTATTCAAGATCCACTTTGGAGGGTTGCCATGGACAAGGAAATCCAAGCCCTTGAGCAGAATCACACTTAGGATGTGACTACCTTGCCTCCTAGTAAGTCTCCCattggttgcaaatgagtttatAAGGTAAAACTTAATCCCGATGGCAGTGTTAAGAGGTTTAAAGTTAGGCTAGTTGCTAAGAGTTATACTCAAAGGGAAGGCCTTGATTTCCTTAAAACCTTCTCTCCTGTTGCTAAAATAGTTTCAATGAGTCATGCTTGCTCTTACTGCTACCAAACAATGGACTTTACACCAATTGTACATCAATAATGCTTTTCTCCATGGAGATTTATATGAAGAGGTCTATATGACATTGCCGCCTAGTTTTCACAGTAAGGGGAAGTGTGTTTCAGcctcttcttctacttcttcaaCTGCTCCTAGGGTGTGTAAATTGGTTAAGTCTCTCTAAGGCTTGAGACAGGCTTCTAGGCAGTGGTACACAAAGCTGTCAGCAACAATAAAGGAGCTTGGTTTTGTTTAATCTCAGGCTGATCATTCCTTATTTGTGCATAGCAAAGGGTCTTTGTTCACCGCTCTACTtgtctatgttgatgacatgataaTCATTGGCAATGATCATGCTTGTGTTGTCTCTCTCAAGTCAGTATTAGATTAGAAGTTTGGGATTAAGGATTTGGGATCACTCAAGTATTtcttgggtttagaaattgCAAGAAATAAGAATGGGATCATCCTAACCCAGAGGAAGTATGCTTTAGAAGTCCTTGAAGAAACTAGTATGAAAGGGTGTAAACCAGTTCAAACCTCAATGGAATAGCAGTTGAAGTTATCTAAAGGAGGTGGGGATTTACTTTCCAATCCAAGACAATACAAAAGGCTTATTAGGAAGCTTATGTATTTGACCTTGAGCAAGCCAAACATCACATATGCAGTGCATAGGCTCAACCAATTCTTGGCACAACCTAGAGCACCACATATGAAAACAGCCGCTAGAATACTTCAATACATAGAAGGAACACTTGGTCAAAGTGTTTTCTTCCCCACTGAATCTGATCTGCACCTAAAGGCATATATTGTGATGCAAATTGGGTAGGGTGCCCTGACACAAGAAAGCCTTTAACAGGCTATTGTGTGTTTCTTGGTGATGCCTTAATGTCTTGGAGGTCTAAGAAACAAAGCATAGTGTCTAGGCCCAGTGCAAAAGCTAAGTATAGGACCATGGCTACAACCACTTGTGAATTAACTTGGATTTTGCATTTGCTACAAGATTTACATGTCAAACATGATAAGCTTGTGTTGATTTACTATGATAACCAGGCAGCACTTTATATAGCAACAAATCCAGTGTTTCATGAGAGATCAAAACACATAGAAGCTGACTGCCATATTGTGAGAAATAAGATCCATGATGGTGCACTTAAAACCTTCTATGTTTCAACTAAGAATCAATTGGCAGATGTGTTTACCAAGGCCTTAGGAGTGGAAAGCTTTTTAAGGTTGATCAAAAGGCTAGGTGTTATCAATATTTTTGCTTCTAAAGTGGAGTATCCTCATACAGGTTTAGAAGACCAAAAGACAAGAGCTATactcttgagggggagtgttaaaaGTGCGAAGCAGTGTTGCATGCCTCAAGCCAGACAAGTAGTTAGTGGTGCAATAGTTGCCAATGAGGGATGCACTAGCCAAGCCACAAGAGCAGCAAGCAATGTAGCAGTTGCTGATACTAGGTGCATTGGCCAGGCCATGAAAGCAACAAGTAATGAAGCATTTGCTGATGAGGTGTGCACTACTCAGACCACAAGGCTTGCATCAGGGGACTTGATTAACTCAGCAGTCTTGGAATTACTTGAGGCCATGGCACATCATGAGTTCTTCATCCAAGATCGCTGAGGGAGTTAGTTCCACAAATCCAGGAGTTAGTTACTCAAGCTTGCCACGTGTACAATTtccaaaatattcaaataactGATTTTGGCGCCAATTATAGAGTTGGTTATACTTTTATGTGTATATAAACAGAGCATCTTGTTTGTATTTATTCATTCAATTCATTTTCTTGTAATTGACTCTCAATCAATGAAATTCTCTCAATTATATTTAGCCTTTCTAATTTTACAGTAGCAGAGGCAAAGTCAACTCTCTATATAATACGATGCCCATCTGCAAATTCATTGTGAGTTCCATGTTTAATTAACAGTCCATGAAGTACATGATTAATTGTATAGCAAGTTTTGTCTGTATAAAATTACTTATGTGACTATCCAACAAGACTCTTAAGCcaaaatatgtttataaattAGAAAgtccaacatatatatatatatatatatatatatatatatattaagtataCTCCTTTAACTTGGATGACCAATTAAAATTGATAGCATAGGCTTAACTAACAACACAAGATACATTGACAGGAACGGAACACATGTTCTGCTCCGTGAAGCTGTGGTAAACGCGTGTCATAGATCCTTAAAAATTTGTCACGACTATCACTTTCAtttgagaaaaaacaaaaaaattggaacAATTCAAAGATAGTGtcacatatattaataaatttgatcTTTCAGCGAATTCACCTGAATGCAGCAATCATAGGGGAGAGCAGGAAATAGAAAGGCtgaatattgtaaaaaaatgaagtttatttgtgatatggGTACTGTTCaaactttttaggaaaaatgagaAGAGAAGTTAAATTTGGCAACACCAATGCtgaaattttgagaaaaagtaagagaggagagagaaaaatgatgTGGCGcatgggagagagaaaaaagaattttggcaTATCTTCAGCATATAATGAATAAGAAAACCAATTGAGCTCTCTTTTTGTTAAGCATATCTTTGCTCTCCTTCATTTCTTCATATTCAAagtaagtctctctctctctctctctcatagatTTATCTTCTTATACAGAGactcatatatattattttatttactttaagTGAATAAGATATTTGTAAAGCACATTCATAATATACtctattttgtttctctttaaaaaaaaatataatgtatttttataaattcactTTGCAAacataattattttctttaatatatataataggataaaatactattttgatccctaaactttactaaaagtttgGTTTTCATCCTTATAAACTTTAAGAAGTTCATTTTCCGCccttaaactattaaaaaaaagtttatcttttgtctttaaattattgaaaatattttatttatgttcttaaactttactaaaagtttattttttattcctaaactattgaaaaaagttatttttttcatttctatttatgtctctaaactattaaaaaaattctttatagagtttagggataaaaacaaaactttgaCAAAATTTAGGGGTCAAAATAGTATATTAccctatataataaaaataatttaaaagtaAGTTTTGTATACACAGCAGGCAGGGGCATATCCAAATTATACAATAccgaaaataaaaaagaaaagaggaaacgACATACATGCGGTATTACTGGGGTAACAAAACAAAAACGTCATGTCGTTTATTTGCAGCCAAAGTCAAagtgaatgaagaagaagaagaagaaagaaagcttCTTGTGTTTTTACACTCACAGCTATAATCAGAAGAAAATGGAAAGTAGCAGCAGGTGGAGAAGAAGAGAGGTATGGATTCTGATACTGTACGCCATCGCCTTCTACTCCTTCGTCGTCCATCGATCCCTTCGTCTCTCCACTGGTACGCTACCTATTCTCAACCTCTCCTTCctaatttctcaatttctttcctcattctttaaattaaattacaGATTATCACTCCCAACTCTACGGCTTACGCTCCGCCTCACCCTGGCTCTCCAAATTCACTCATCGTTCCAATgtacacacactctctctctttcttttttttttttaataaattttaaattcccTAATTTTTATGTACATATAAATGTAGGATTTGTCAGATGCGCAATGGAGGAACTTTCGAGCGAATTTACCGATTCTTACAATCGTTTTTGCGATTTTCGGTTTGGCCGCCAATGCATTCAGAGCCTGTTTTCGATTCAAAGCCAGAGGAATGTCTTTCCTTTggcttttcatttctttcatttACCTTACTTATTTGCACGGAGCTTGGTATGCCTGCCTCCCTTttcttcaactctctctctctctctctgtttttaactttctttctttctttctgttttttggCAGCATTGTGTTCATCTTAGCAATCGCTTTGCTTAATTATCTTCTTGTTAAGGTGCGTTTTCCTGTTTTACTCTGTTAGGCTATAACATCTtattttttgctcttttttacTTTCAAACTTCATGTTCATTGACTTGCTTTCTCAttctaacattttaaatttcacCAATTATGTGACTTTAATTGTTCTGAAAATGTTGCTGGCGTAATACTTCTCAACTTGAATAGGTGTCATAGTTGTAAAAACTAACTCTAAATTTGATTTTGCAGAATTTTAGGACTTAGTTAAGTTCCTCATTACATAAGAGTGACAAATGTGTCTTTTTTTGttccctccttttttttaacTCGCATGCTGTGTTATATTACATTAGTGATCTCTTCCTTTCAATTGGTTATTACTGTAGCTTTCATTGTAATTGTTGTCGACTGATGTTTCTAATTCTGCTTGTATTTTACTAGACTTATATTTCTGCAGATATTTGCACGAAAGAAGTACTTCTTACTTGTACTCTGGagttttaatatcttttttcttatatGCAATCGCGTTTATGAAGGATATTCATTCTCCATAATAGGGTAAGTTCTATTAGCTTGGTTATTAAATACTCATGTACTTTTGAGTTTATCTTAAGTGCAAGATATTATGTGATATCTACTCAACACAGTTCCATTTGTATATTGTGCCTAGGCAACAATGGGCTTACTTGGACAACTTCCGAGGCACCTTTAGATGGCATATTTGCTTTAACTTTGGTATTTCCTTACATCTTCATTTGCTGGGATATTATCTATAAAATTATGCTTTTATTCTGATTCTTGATTCAATTAATAAGTAAACCACATTAGTTGTTTTTGCTTTGAGTTATCAATAGAAGAAAGGTTTTCATTTACGATGAAGCATAATGCAAAATAATAGGTTCTACTTGTAGATATTGAGACATCAGCAACTATTCTATTGTTTCTTTATATggctttgttttatttttttgacagtCGTTTTGCGCATGATAAGCTTTGGATATGATTACCATTGGGCAGATCAAGATTCTCGTTTTGATCAAGAGGTATTTGTTTCTCTCTGACTTCCATTTTCCACCTTtcttctttccttcttcttattttattgGATTGCTCGCTCTATGCTTAATAGGCATGTAGTTCTTTTTAAAGGATTCTTACCTTGTTTACTAGGAGATCAACACAATCTGCTAAGTTTGTGGCAATGACAGTTTCATTCCCTAAAAACTGTTCCGCAATAATGACCAAAACACCCTAAACCGGAGTATCTATATGTGTTAATGTATCTTGCTTTTTGGTACCTATAAATATATGCATCTCTCTGTGTGGTTTAGTATCAGCACTcatcaactttttcattttctttagaGAGTTCATATTTTGTCACTACTCTGTGTCAATCATGGAATTTTATGTTCAGGTGGAGCTTTCACGTGCTTGCCAACTACCAGCTTACAGTATTTATGTGATTATATCTAGTACACTGTCATGTTCCtgacattttattttctcatatatcCGTCAGATTTAATTCTTTGTAATATGgtttatttgattatttgtaCCCTGAAATATAAATGGTTCCTGGGTTCACTAAAACACATGCTTGCTTaagatttttctatttattcaaATGATTATCATGGATTTAAAACATTCCTACTTAAGAATTAAACCGGCTTTGCTGATATTCACATTCTGGTATTTGCAGAAGCATGTTCAGCGTTGCCATATTTGTAAGTCAGGAAAAACTTGCTACCAACTTTTACAGGTTAACTTATTAGCTGCAATTAAGCATGAGACCATCATTTTTATAGTTGCTGTTATCCAATTATTTGCTTCATCtgaacaaaatatttattttatcttttttaaaattggttttgttaattacctgaaaatattttctttttcatgactTTTGTTGTGCTTTTCCAGGAGAGAAGTGTCCCAGATGACAAGTATTCCTTAAGTATATACATTTGTTACTTGGTATATGCTCCCCTCTACCTTGCTGGGCCAATTATAAGCTTCAATGCATTTGCTTCACAGGTATGTGACTTGTATGTCaattatactttttctttttgcttccATAGTAATGTCCCATTTCCATAAAAGTAGTCTTAGTGATATCCTCTATGGTTGAACttttacttatttaaaaaaatttgaacttttacTGGATTTAGCAGCAATAGCTAAGTTTTAAATGTAGTCAGATCCTTCTTGTGAACTCTTAAGCTAACCCAACTTTCTTGAAGCCCTCCTTGGTGCTAGCTCCTGTTTCTAATTTTCCAAGCTATAGCAAAAACCATTTGTACTAGTGGATTATCAACTCAACTAGATATCTTTTATTTAAACTGTTGAAGATAGTAGTCCTTTCTATAATGTTCTTAGAAAACTCATTGAGTAATCTACTACTCTAATGCAAATTTCTTGCAGCTAGATGTACCTCAGAATAATTATTCAGTCAGAGATGTGACTTGGTATGGTTTGCGTTGGGTATTCAGTCTTCTCCTAATAGAGCTAATGACACATATCTTTCAGTACAATGCCTTTGCAATCAGGTGAGTCTCTTAGAAACTCAGGGGTCCacctattttttagatttttctgTCCAATCTTATTGTCTAGTAATAACATTTCTTTCTGCACTGGCTAGTGGCTTGTGGAAACAGTTATCTCCTATGGACGTGTTCATCATCGGATATGGGGTAAGAGGTGAATCTTATTATGTTACCTGCTTGTGATTAGATTCTAGGATATACAGTAGAAGTCATTGGTAGAACACTGAACTTTATATGAGGAAAACAATTCATCCGTGAATAAGAAGACATAGTAGAgccctatgtgtgtgtgtgtgtgtgtgtgtgtgtgtatgtgcgTGCATATTTTCTTGGGAACCTAAGCTCTATAATTTTGGAAATGATAAATGATACCTTTGTTAGTATTTTGCTAAGATTAAGTGTCTAATTTGAGAAACAAGGAAATGATATTAATTCTCTTTGTTGAAATTTCCTTTTGAGTTGTAGGTTCTATTTATTTTGACTTAAGTTTCCTCAATTTTAGTGGTCAAAATAATCGTaatactttttaaatatttattcttATTCTGGTCAGGTCTTAAACTTCATGTGGCTGAAGTTTTTTCTTATCTGGCGCTATTTTCGGTTTTGGTCACTGGTATGTTACTAGCAATTATAATTTTTGGCTTTATTTTATCCTGAACTTCAGCTTTCTTTTACATCTGCACGGGATAGTCTAGCCCTAATTAGCTCCATCTGAAGTTCAGTTGAAGAAAGCTCTAACCTTTAACCTTTAAGCATTGGTgtctaaataaataaaggaaggaGTTCATTTCTTTGTAATTATGAGCTTGTAGATATGTGGCATTGAGGCCCCAGAGAATATGCCAAGGTGTATTAATAATAGCCATAACTTGGAAGGATTTTGGAAAAACTGGCATGCTTCCTACAACAAATGGCTTGTGAGGTAAATCATTTCAAATcctttatatttgtttttctcaCGCAATCCCATCTTTGACTATGGCATGTGTGTTTTATAAATGATTGCAATTTTAGGTATATGTACATTCCTCTAGGGGGATCTCAGAAGAAGCTACTGAATGTATGGGTTATATTTACATTTGTTGCGATATGGCATGATTTAGAATGGTAATTCTTGCCTCcaagtttttcttcttaatcatttctttcttttctgtaaAACAGTAGCAGAAGATTGTTCAAAGCTACACCTTTTCTGAGTTCTTATTGTCTTTGACATTAGGAAACTTCTTTCTTGGGCGTGGTTAACATGTTTGTTCTTTATTCCGGAAATGATACTGAAATCAACAGCAAGTGCGTTGCAGGTGATGTGTCTCTATCATTCCTAGTTCTGTTTACTGTGAGTTACTTAATTGTGATTGAGCTGCATTTGGCTAGTGGTTTTGCTTTTGCCTATCAAGAATCATCTGCTACCAAACAATCAGAAAGGCATTATGATTTGTAATAAGActtatttgagccaaaaatatAAGGTATCAAAGAATGACTACCAATACATTTTCATGATACACCTTGGTTgagtggcttttttttttttccttttggctaAGTAAAAGGAATTATATAAGAGACAGCTAAAAGGAAGTGGCAGCACCCAAGTACATGGGAACTATACAAGTAAAGACACCAAAAcaggaaaattaaataaaataaaaatatagaaaaaaagaa comes from Castanea sativa cultivar Marrone di Chiusa Pesio chromosome 3, ASM4071231v1 and encodes:
- the LOC142628083 gene encoding membrane-bound O-acyltransferase gup1; this translates as MESSSRWRRREVWILILYAIAFYSFVVHRSLRLSTDYHSQLYGLRSASPWLSKFTHRSNDLSDAQWRNFRANLPILTIVFAIFGLAANAFRACFRFKARGMSFLWLFISFIYLTYLHGACIVFILAIALLNYLLVKIFARKKYFLLVLWSFNIFFLICNRVYEGYSFSIIGQQWAYLDNFRGTFRWHICFNFVVLRMISFGYDYHWADQDSRFDQEKHVQRCHICKSGKTCYQLLQERSVPDDKYSLSIYICYLVYAPLYLAGPIISFNAFASQLDVPQNNYSVRDVTWYGLRWVFSLLLIELMTHIFQYNAFAISGLWKQLSPMDVFIIGYGVLNFMWLKFFLIWRYFRFWSLICGIEAPENMPRCINNSHNLEGFWKNWHASYNKWLVRYMYIPLGGSQKKLLNVWVIFTFVAIWHDLEWKLLSWAWLTCLFFIPEMILKSTASALQVESALGQFVFRELSAVAGAVTITCLMVANLVGYVIGPSGINWLVSQFLQKEGLPVLGGMFVTFYVGTKLMFHIDDAKQRKYRSGL